In Wolbachia endosymbiont (group B) of Germaria angustata, the following are encoded in one genomic region:
- a CDS encoding holo-[acyl-carrier-protein] synthase — protein MIYGIGTDIVYIPRILRISQKYGEKFLNKVYTKKEIEISKKYNSQEVRAKYFAKRFAAKEAFVKALGTGFSQGIIMKDIEIYSDVKGKPCLAVRKDFISKDYKIHLSLSDDQDYATAFVVICVE, from the coding sequence ATGATATACGGTATTGGCACTGACATAGTATATATACCCAGAATATTGAGAATATCACAAAAATACGGGGAAAAATTTCTCAATAAAGTCTATACTAAGAAGGAGATAGAGATAAGCAAAAAATATAATAGCCAAGAAGTAAGGGCAAAATATTTTGCTAAACGCTTTGCTGCAAAGGAAGCTTTTGTTAAAGCGCTAGGCACTGGATTTAGCCAGGGAATTATAATGAAAGATATAGAAATATACAGTGATGTGAAAGGCAAGCCATGTCTTGCTGTCAGAAAGGATTTCATCTCAAAAGACTACAAGATACACCTTTCTCTAAGTGATGATCAAGATTATGCTACTGCGTTTGTTGTAATTTGCGTTGAGTAG
- the dxr gene encoding 1-deoxy-D-xylulose-5-phosphate reductoisomerase has product MKKVSVLGSTGSIGKKTVDLLSKRKEEYQVEALSANSNFALLAHQAKLLNAKYAAISDERFYKDLKEDLLGTNVKVEVGAPGLANVASLPVDLSVIAIVGIAGLEPVIKVIESGTKVIALANKESIVCGGKLLLKKAKERSVQIIPIDSEHNAIFQVLQNDDKCVEKIILTASGGPFLNYSLEQLRNITVNQALSHPTWKMGKKISVDSATMMNKALEIIEAHHLFNISPNRIEAVVHPESIVHGIVVYHDGFSFAVLAETDMEIPIAYALSWPERSTLNHKLDLTKQGKLTFQEPEHKCFSSLKLSMEVLNSSSPHTNSIVLNAANEIAVNEFLKSRISFLEVVEVVKSTIENFDKYSDINSLSDIISVDFESRILVNEIIKSKGICSAE; this is encoded by the coding sequence GTGAAAAAAGTTTCAGTTTTAGGATCAACAGGAAGCATTGGAAAAAAGACTGTAGATTTGCTCTCAAAGAGAAAGGAAGAATATCAGGTGGAAGCACTAAGTGCCAATTCTAACTTTGCTCTACTAGCACACCAAGCAAAACTGCTTAATGCAAAATATGCTGCCATTTCTGATGAAAGGTTCTACAAAGATTTAAAAGAAGATCTACTTGGTACAAACGTCAAAGTAGAAGTTGGTGCTCCAGGTCTAGCAAATGTTGCTTCTCTACCCGTTGATCTCTCAGTTATTGCAATAGTTGGCATCGCAGGCCTTGAGCCAGTTATAAAGGTTATAGAAAGCGGTACTAAAGTTATTGCTCTAGCAAACAAAGAGAGTATTGTTTGCGGTGGTAAGTTACTACTTAAAAAAGCTAAAGAAAGGAGCGTACAAATAATTCCCATCGACTCTGAACACAACGCAATTTTTCAAGTTTTGCAAAATGATGATAAATGTGTAGAAAAGATTATACTCACTGCCTCTGGTGGACCATTTTTAAATTATAGCCTTGAACAATTAAGAAATATCACAGTAAATCAGGCACTAAGTCACCCTACTTGGAAAATGGGAAAGAAAATCTCAGTTGATAGTGCAACAATGATGAATAAAGCACTAGAAATAATAGAAGCACATCATTTATTCAATATCAGTCCAAATAGAATTGAAGCAGTAGTGCACCCTGAATCGATAGTACATGGAATTGTCGTTTATCACGATGGATTCAGCTTTGCTGTGCTTGCAGAAACTGATATGGAAATTCCCATTGCATATGCTTTGTCTTGGCCAGAAAGATCAACTTTAAATCATAAATTAGATTTAACAAAGCAAGGAAAATTGACCTTTCAAGAACCAGAACACAAATGTTTTTCTTCACTAAAGCTAAGCATGGAAGTGTTAAATTCTTCTTCTCCACATACAAATAGTATTGTTTTGAACGCTGCAAATGAGATAGCTGTTAATGAATTCTTGAAATCACGAATCAGCTTTTTAGAAGTAGTAGAGGTAGTAAAATCAACAATAGAAAACTTTGACAAGTACTCTGATATTAACTCACTATCTGACATAATAAGTGTCGATTTTGAAAGCCGTATTCTTGTCAATGAAATCATAAAAAGTAAAGGTATCTGTTCAGCAGAGTGA
- a CDS encoding phage tail tube protein encodes MSKLQLKIKGHDNNFVVLNNIRNLRFTLRNNKEEMKDISSFGWRKVLDCAGSRKITIKINGILNSVLADELLRNSAMLNSNNDYEISFNAKEKIKLRCSVELYERYYDPATFDSFTVVLASAEVVNTFH; translated from the coding sequence ATGAGCAAATTACAGCTGAAAATTAAAGGTCATGACAATAATTTTGTTGTGCTGAATAATATACGAAACTTAAGGTTTACTTTGCGTAATAACAAAGAAGAGATGAAAGATATTTCCTCTTTTGGCTGGAGAAAAGTGCTTGATTGTGCTGGAAGTAGAAAGATTACAATAAAAATTAATGGCATTTTAAATTCAGTATTGGCTGATGAATTATTGCGTAATTCTGCAATGTTAAACTCTAATAATGATTATGAGATTAGTTTTAATGCTAAGGAGAAGATAAAACTCAGGTGTTCGGTTGAATTATATGAGAGATATTACGATCCTGCCACTTTTGACAGCTTCACTGTAGTTTTAGCCAGTGCTGAAGTTGTGAACACTTTTCATTAG
- a CDS encoding DedA family protein encodes MENYLLLFIDSLVSSLILPIHQGFVLYTMLCFRSHYNPLLILLFGVSGSSLGGIANWYLGRITIFIRRSHHKLENEDKTPKIVRHLLICAVALLSWVPALGSVTQILSGYFKLNLYILVPLIILSNFLCLLYLTFTI; translated from the coding sequence ATGGAAAATTATCTCCTATTGTTTATAGATAGCCTAGTATCATCGCTTATCTTACCCATACATCAAGGTTTTGTACTTTACACTATGTTATGCTTTAGGTCACATTACAATCCACTACTTATATTACTTTTTGGAGTATCGGGATCCAGTCTTGGTGGAATAGCTAACTGGTATTTAGGTAGAATAACAATTTTTATCAGAAGATCACATCACAAATTAGAGAATGAAGACAAAACACCAAAAATTGTAAGGCACCTACTGATTTGTGCAGTTGCATTGCTTTCGTGGGTACCAGCACTTGGAAGTGTGACTCAGATTTTATCCGGTTACTTCAAGTTAAACCTTTATATTCTTGTTCCCTTAATTATTTTATCTAACTTCCTCTGTTTGTTGTATCTAACGTTTACCATCTAA
- a CDS encoding exopolysaccharide biosynthesis protein produces MEKSVKLTEDKKLASDILKEVADTNNNDNDKVTLFDIKIALHERGFGILIIIFSLPLSVPIPVPPGYTTILSIPLILFSLQLLFGFDSPWMPNWLERKSFQRSTLALVVEKTSPILKKIEKFMKPRMSFIFRGPGENILAFIMLLCALSIAIPLPLTNFIPAIGTTLISLGIMSKDGFLSIIGVLVSLCGLLLTLVVIVKGPQLIFGAFSFLKSFVYG; encoded by the coding sequence GTGGAAAAAAGTGTGAAATTGACTGAAGATAAAAAATTGGCCTCTGATATTCTAAAAGAGGTTGCAGATACTAATAATAACGATAATGATAAAGTAACATTATTTGATATTAAAATAGCTTTACATGAGCGTGGTTTTGGTATTTTAATAATCATCTTCTCTTTACCGCTATCAGTACCTATACCTGTTCCACCTGGCTATACAACCATTCTTTCTATACCTTTAATCTTATTTTCACTGCAGCTTCTATTTGGGTTTGATTCTCCTTGGATGCCTAATTGGCTAGAAAGGAAATCTTTTCAACGGTCAACACTAGCTCTCGTGGTAGAGAAAACTTCACCTATATTAAAAAAAATAGAAAAGTTCATGAAACCAAGAATGTCTTTCATTTTTCGTGGTCCTGGTGAAAATATTTTAGCATTTATAATGCTGCTTTGTGCATTATCGATAGCAATCCCACTTCCTTTAACTAACTTCATTCCTGCAATTGGTACAACTCTCATTTCACTGGGTATCATGAGCAAAGATGGATTTCTCTCTATAATCGGAGTATTAGTATCATTGTGTGGGTTATTACTTACTCTTGTCGTAATAGTTAAAGGACCACAGCTTATATTTGGAGCATTTTCTTTTCTAAAAAGCTTTGTATATGGTTAA
- the proS gene encoding proline--tRNA ligase, giving the protein MRLSQYYLPTLKETPAGAEIISHQYLLRAGLIKQTASGIYSWLPLGLLVLKNIENIIRDEIGAIEVLMPCVQPASLWRESGRYDDYGKEMLRIKDRHESDMLFGPTHEEVITDLIRNTVKSYKDLPLCLYQIQWKFRDEVRPRYGVMRGREFLMKDAYSFDVDYESALNSYNMMYKTYIKIFKRMGLTPIGVRADTGPIGGNLSHEFHILASTGESTLYYDNKFSELLESEDIESLKSIYAVADDMHDPKICPIPQEQLNVSKGIEIGHIFYFGDKYSKPMKASVTSQDGKNVNMHMGSYGIGVSRLVGAIIEAFHDDKGIIWPEAVAPFKVGLINLQTKVTEAADKIYKALKSDEVLYDDTDESVGVKFARMDLIGLPWQIIIGKKAVTSNIVEVKNRATGEVEEIQVEEAINRFSAK; this is encoded by the coding sequence ATGCGTTTATCTCAATATTACCTGCCAACTTTAAAAGAAACCCCGGCTGGTGCTGAAATTATTTCTCATCAATATTTGTTACGTGCGGGCTTAATCAAGCAGACAGCATCTGGAATTTATTCTTGGCTGCCGCTTGGTCTTTTGGTACTTAAAAATATTGAAAATATTATCAGAGATGAAATTGGTGCAATTGAAGTGTTGATGCCTTGTGTGCAGCCAGCAAGTCTTTGGCGAGAGTCAGGACGTTACGATGATTACGGCAAAGAAATGCTACGTATTAAAGATAGGCATGAAAGCGATATGCTTTTTGGTCCAACGCACGAGGAAGTGATAACTGACTTAATTAGAAATACGGTAAAAAGTTACAAAGATTTGCCACTTTGTTTATATCAAATTCAGTGGAAATTTCGTGATGAAGTAAGACCTCGTTATGGCGTTATGAGAGGCAGAGAATTTCTGATGAAGGATGCGTATAGTTTTGATGTAGATTACGAAAGTGCACTAAACTCATATAACATGATGTACAAAACTTACATAAAAATCTTCAAACGAATGGGGCTTACTCCAATTGGAGTGAGGGCAGATACAGGACCAATTGGAGGAAATTTAAGTCATGAATTTCATATATTGGCAAGCACCGGTGAGAGCACTTTATATTATGACAATAAATTTTCTGAACTGCTAGAGAGTGAAGATATTGAAAGCCTGAAGAGCATATATGCAGTTGCAGACGATATGCATGATCCTAAAATTTGTCCTATACCGCAAGAACAGTTAAATGTTAGCAAGGGTATTGAAATAGGGCATATTTTTTATTTTGGTGATAAATATTCGAAGCCTATGAAGGCAAGTGTTACTTCTCAAGATGGAAAAAATGTTAATATGCATATGGGTTCGTACGGTATTGGAGTTTCAAGGCTTGTTGGCGCAATAATAGAAGCTTTCCATGATGATAAAGGAATTATCTGGCCAGAGGCAGTAGCTCCTTTTAAAGTTGGTTTGATCAATTTACAAACAAAAGTAACGGAGGCTGCAGATAAAATATACAAAGCTTTGAAAAGCGATGAAGTGCTTTATGATGATACGGACGAAAGTGTAGGAGTGAAATTTGCCAGAATGGATCTGATAGGCTTGCCGTGGCAAATAATTATTGGAAAGAAAGCAGTAACTTCAAATATAGTTGAAGTAAAAAATAGGGCAACTGGAGAGGTAGAGGAAATACAAGTTGAAGAAGCAATAAATCGTTTTAGCGCAAAATGA
- the cysS gene encoding cysteine--tRNA ligase, with protein sequence MVKLYNTLTKKKEPFTPIDKDHIKMYVCGPTVYDTAHIGNARSVVVYDVLFRLLKFCYGKVTYVRNITDIDDKIINAANKKSSNIESISAYYTKAFHEDMRSINCVEPTHEPKATENIDQIIELIESLLHSGHAYESNKHVYFSVESYPEYGVLSGKKIDELDHGNRVEVGENKKHPGDFVLWKPANETDYKLSSHWNSPWGEGRPGWHIECSAMSYAYLGKDFDIHGGGIDLQFPHHENEIAQSKSAFAGSKFAKYWVHNGFLTVNEEKMSKSLFNIVKVRDLLDSGIKGEVIRYALLKTHYRKPLDWTENVISESQETLNKFYRLLRSTCIEESDAEVSKDFIEALKNDLNIPEAVAILHEMATEINKTSNECERLKLTKKFVKSARFIGILESSYQEWFASGVSHQEIERLIDLRKVAKQNKDYDTADKIREQLKQMGVTISDNEDGTTTWYGKLSPIVYR encoded by the coding sequence ATGGTTAAGCTTTACAATACTTTAACAAAAAAAAAAGAGCCCTTTACACCGATCGACAAAGATCATATAAAAATGTACGTCTGCGGACCAACAGTATATGATACTGCACATATAGGAAATGCACGTTCTGTTGTTGTTTATGATGTATTATTTCGACTACTGAAATTTTGTTATGGCAAAGTTACTTATGTGCGTAATATAACCGACATCGATGACAAGATAATCAATGCAGCAAATAAGAAAAGTAGTAATATAGAAAGTATCAGCGCATATTATACCAAAGCTTTTCATGAAGATATGAGAAGCATAAATTGCGTAGAACCAACACATGAACCAAAAGCAACAGAAAATATAGACCAAATTATTGAGTTAATTGAATCTTTGCTGCATTCTGGTCATGCTTATGAATCAAATAAACATGTATATTTTAGTGTAGAATCTTACCCTGAGTACGGTGTTTTATCAGGGAAAAAAATTGATGAGTTGGATCATGGTAATAGAGTTGAAGTGGGTGAAAATAAAAAACACCCAGGAGACTTCGTACTTTGGAAACCTGCAAACGAAACTGACTATAAACTTTCAAGTCACTGGAATAGTCCATGGGGAGAGGGAAGACCAGGGTGGCATATAGAATGTTCAGCAATGTCATATGCTTACCTTGGCAAAGATTTTGATATTCACGGTGGCGGTATAGACTTGCAATTTCCTCATCATGAGAATGAAATTGCGCAGAGTAAATCTGCATTTGCTGGGTCAAAGTTTGCAAAATATTGGGTACACAACGGGTTTCTTACGGTAAATGAAGAGAAAATGAGCAAATCCTTATTTAATATAGTCAAAGTAAGGGATTTGTTAGATAGTGGAATAAAGGGTGAAGTAATACGTTATGCGCTGCTTAAAACTCACTACAGAAAACCACTTGATTGGACAGAAAATGTTATCTCTGAGTCGCAAGAAACTTTAAACAAGTTTTATCGGTTATTACGTAGTACATGTATTGAGGAAAGTGATGCAGAAGTCTCTAAAGATTTTATAGAGGCTTTGAAAAACGATTTAAACATTCCTGAAGCTGTAGCCATATTGCATGAAATGGCTACAGAAATCAATAAGACAAGTAATGAATGTGAGAGGCTCAAATTAACTAAGAAGTTTGTTAAAAGCGCAAGGTTCATTGGTATTCTTGAGTCAAGTTATCAAGAGTGGTTTGCAAGTGGTGTGAGTCATCAAGAAATAGAAAGGTTGATAGACTTAAGAAAAGTAGCAAAACAAAATAAAGATTATGATACTGCAGACAAAATAAGAGAGCAATTGAAACAAATGGGGGTTACAATTTCTGACAACGAAGATGGTACAACAACTTGGTATGGAAAATTATCTCCTATTGTTTATAGATAG
- a CDS encoding WH2 domain-containing protein encodes MGKNWKPAKNNDKNENTLGSTPSKTSNSTQLRKVQSKSPVQQSSLNFAENPLFKKKQEEHNVNSETADEGSNIRQSEPNRGLTHKPVSTRVFSSQQGNCNSNKPSSNSGTNNSTQSEKGLSENPIQLATEQKIDTPILVNTSVGISKATALKYSIATLLLCISSVTAGIYTYLAISATLSAPVLFTVIAFVSASVMLSLAAYLINSHLSAINSEKKVDPGREQSQDLQKAKELEQSNTYTSSLSVIAETPILPPPPPPPPLPQNAAPLPPPPTASKCTEKPKNGAQEKANESEHDRSALLEQIRKGGVKLKRVNNEVENAKTPGNNKDGKSQDFSDELKEKLKSRRKGIVGKDNVQQPSNLYGAFSKISAIISPLRSRSGSVSSRSSEESEQDWSDNESTYSTPLNPQLDNKKRRDSSDSGHESDDNVKPKSTTPPRSASKVEKPPISPKPVNSKAKCEASPAAQANNVDPVNNEVQKPSSLVSQKIKFFSEKSIRMST; translated from the coding sequence TTGGGAAAAAATTGGAAGCCAGCGAAAAATAACGATAAAAATGAAAACACTCTTGGTAGTACTCCATCAAAAACCAGCAATAGCACTCAATTAAGAAAAGTTCAATCTAAGAGTCCTGTTCAACAATCATCTCTTAATTTTGCAGAAAATCCACTATTTAAGAAAAAACAAGAAGAACATAATGTAAATAGCGAAACTGCAGATGAAGGAAGCAATATTAGACAGAGTGAGCCAAATAGAGGATTAACTCACAAGCCTGTATCAACTAGAGTTTTTAGTTCTCAACAAGGTAATTGTAATAGTAACAAACCTTCCAGTAATTCAGGAACTAACAATAGTACTCAATCAGAAAAAGGGCTATCTGAGAATCCTATTCAACTTGCAACAGAACAAAAAATCGATACTCCCATTTTGGTTAATACTTCAGTTGGCATAAGCAAGGCAACTGCCTTAAAATATTCAATTGCTACTTTGTTGCTATGTATATCTAGTGTTACAGCTGGTATATATACTTATCTTGCGATTTCAGCAACACTAAGTGCTCCAGTACTTTTCACAGTTATTGCTTTTGTTTCTGCATCGGTTATGTTGAGCTTAGCTGCATATCTTATCAATTCACACCTTTCTGCAATAAACAGCGAGAAAAAAGTTGATCCTGGTAGAGAACAATCACAAGATTTACAGAAAGCAAAAGAACTTGAACAGAGCAATACTTATACATCATCACTTTCAGTAATAGCTGAAACACCCATTTTACCACCACCACCACCACCTCCTCCATTGCCACAAAATGCTGCACCACTACCACCTCCTCCTACAGCTTCCAAGTGTACGGAGAAACCTAAGAATGGTGCACAGGAGAAGGCTAATGAATCTGAGCATGATCGTTCTGCTCTGCTTGAACAGATAAGAAAAGGAGGTGTTAAGTTGAAACGTGTTAACAATGAGGTTGAAAATGCTAAGACACCAGGTAATAACAAAGATGGGAAATCACAAGATTTTTCAGATGAATTGAAGGAAAAGCTTAAAAGCCGAAGGAAAGGAATTGTTGGAAAGGACAACGTACAACAGCCAAGTAACCTGTACGGGGCATTCAGTAAAATATCAGCTATAATCTCACCACTACGGAGTCGTAGTGGTAGTGTATCGAGTAGAAGTAGTGAAGAGTCTGAACAAGATTGGAGCGATAATGAAAGTACATATTCAACACCTCTAAACCCTCAACTAGACAATAAAAAAAGAAGGGATAGTTCTGACAGTGGTCATGAATCTGATGATAATGTAAAACCTAAATCCACAACTCCACCACGTTCTGCATCAAAGGTAGAGAAGCCACCGATATCGCCTAAGCCTGTTAATTCAAAAGCGAAATGTGAAGCTTCTCCTGCAGCACAAGCAAATAATGTTGACCCAGTGAATAATGAGGTGCAAAAACCATCTTCTTTGGTTAGTCAAAAGATTAAATTTTTTAGTGAAAAAAGCATACGCATGTCAACTTAA
- a CDS encoding IS110 family transposase yields the protein MAEAKSKLKIINPDASGIDIGSTVHYVCAPEGRDEQRIQKFGCFTVDLHNLAKWLKKCQVRTVAMESTGVYWIPLFQILESYKFEVKLVNARHVKNVPGRKSDVQDCQWLQQLHSYGLLQGSFRPDNQMCVLRSYVRQRANLIENAAKHTQRMQKALIQMNIQLHKVISDINGLTGMKIIKAIIEGEKDPQKLAEFRNSNMKNDKPTIAKALTGDYREEHLFALKQEYAAYTFFQEQITECDKSIESYYKTFEAKSNENRMLNKIRKRKQKNGPDFAADEDLNRITGIDFTKVPGFDVLSVQTIISETGINHNKWPTEKHFSSWLGLSPANKITGGKIVGTGTRKVINRAANAFRMAAHCVLRSKSAIGAYSRRLKKRLGAPKAITATARKLACIFYQMLKYGQEYVEKGINYYETLYKERVVKNLLKKAKEFGYILMKEEPIDEKGS from the coding sequence ATGGCAGAAGCAAAAAGTAAATTAAAAATAATAAACCCTGACGCATCAGGGATTGATATTGGCTCGACTGTACATTATGTATGTGCACCTGAAGGAAGAGATGAACAACGTATCCAAAAATTTGGGTGCTTTACAGTAGATCTACACAACTTAGCAAAGTGGTTAAAAAAGTGTCAGGTTAGAACTGTGGCCATGGAGTCAACTGGAGTATATTGGATTCCCTTATTTCAAATATTAGAATCATATAAATTTGAGGTAAAACTAGTAAATGCGCGACATGTCAAAAATGTGCCTGGTAGAAAGTCTGATGTTCAGGATTGTCAATGGCTGCAACAATTGCACAGCTATGGACTGCTTCAAGGATCATTTAGACCGGATAATCAAATGTGTGTATTGCGTAGTTACGTTAGACAACGTGCTAATCTAATTGAAAATGCAGCTAAACATACTCAACGTATGCAAAAAGCGCTAATTCAAATGAATATTCAATTGCATAAGGTTATTAGTGATATCAACGGTTTAACAGGCATGAAAATTATTAAAGCAATAATTGAAGGAGAGAAAGACCCCCAAAAACTAGCTGAATTTAGAAATTCAAACATGAAGAATGACAAGCCTACTATAGCAAAAGCATTAACAGGAGACTATAGAGAAGAACACTTGTTTGCACTAAAACAAGAATATGCAGCATATACTTTTTTTCAAGAGCAAATAACGGAATGTGATAAAAGTATAGAGAGTTACTATAAAACATTTGAGGCAAAGTCAAATGAGAACAGGATGTTGAATAAAATACGAAAGCGGAAGCAGAAGAATGGTCCAGATTTTGCTGCGGATGAGGATTTAAATCGAATAACCGGGATAGATTTTACTAAAGTCCCGGGATTTGATGTATTAAGTGTACAAACTATCATTTCGGAAACAGGTATAAATCATAATAAATGGCCAACAGAAAAACATTTTTCTTCCTGGCTTGGATTAAGCCCTGCTAATAAAATTACAGGAGGAAAAATTGTTGGAACAGGAACTCGTAAAGTTATTAACCGCGCTGCGAATGCATTTCGAATGGCTGCCCATTGTGTGTTGAGAAGCAAAAGTGCAATAGGTGCATATAGTAGAAGGCTGAAAAAAAGGCTAGGAGCACCAAAAGCAATAACTGCGACAGCAAGGAAATTAGCATGTATCTTTTATCAAATGTTGAAATATGGACAAGAATATGTAGAGAAAGGAATAAACTATTATGAAACACTTTACAAAGAGAGAGTAGTCAAAAATTTGCTTAAAAAAGCAAAGGAATTTGGTTATATACTAATGAAAGAGGAGCCGATAGATGAAAAAGGTTCTTAG